TTTGACTTTGACCAAACCAACCTAGCTCACCCCCATTTGCGGCAGAACCCTTATCGATTGACTCTTTTTGAGCTATTTCAGCAAATTTCTTGCTTAGTGCATCACCTTTTAGCCCTTTTAGCTGTGCAATTATAGCATTTGCAGCCTTCTCATCACCAACTAAGATATGACTAGCCTTTGCACTCGCTGGTTGGTTAAATCTATCTTTATTCTTATTGTAAAAATCTTTTAATTCATTATCGCTTACTTTAATGCTGTCAAAAATTTTCTTCATATATAGATCAAGTGTAATACTCTCACGTGCCATATCTATAGCCTTAGAGTATTCAGCATCTTTTTCTACGCCACTAGCTTTTGCATCTTTTAACAAAAGTTTTCTATTTATAAGATCGTCAATAACACGCTTTTTCATATCAGGTTGAAGTTTGCTATAATCAAATCCAGGCATTGCAGCATTTAAAACCGTACTTACATCATTGTCTGTAATACTCTCACCATCGACATTTGCGACGATAGCGGCATTTAGGCTCATAGCAACAGCCAAACTCAAAACTGGAAATAAAATTTTTTTCATAAAAATCCTTTAAAAATTTAAATAGCAATCATTATACCAAAGATTACTGTTACTTTTTATTAAGTTTTATACTTTTTACGCTAAAATATACAAATGAGAAATAAAAAGGACATATTACAGATCAAAAATCGCCTTTTGTCTGCGTTTAAAGATGCTAAAAGTGAGCTTAAATTTCGCAACCATTATGAGCTTATTGTCTGCGTTATGCTAAGTGCTCAATGCACCGATAAACGTGTAAATTTGATAACTCCGGCTCTATTTGAAGCCTATCCGAATGTTAAAGCACTTGCAAATGCAAACTTAGCGAGCGTGAAAGCCCTTATAAACTCGTGTAGTTTTTTTAACAATAAGGCACAAAATTTAATAAAAATGGCAAAAAGCGTTATGATTGATCACAGTGGCGTTATTCCACTTGATGAAGATAAACTTAAGAATTTAGCAGGTGTAGGACAAAAGACCGCTCACGTCGTTATGCTTGAAGCAACTGGGGCAAATGTGATGGCTGTTGATACACATGTATTTCGTGTGGCACATAGATTAAATTTAAGTAATGCAAAGACACCAGAAGCAACAGAATCAGATCTAAGCTCAGCCTTTAAAACCGATCTTGGTAAGCTTCATCAAGCACTTGTGTTGTTTGGTCGCTATACCTGCAAAGCACAAAAGCCACTTTGCGAGAAATGCCTATTAAACGACCTTTGCAAGAGTAAAGATAAAAGATTAGATATTACTCTACCAAATTAAATTTATAAATTTTTATAGTAATAAACGATGGATAGAGTTACGCTCTACTTATTAGTCACGAGTAAAGCAAAAATCGCCCTATATTTTATTTTGTAATATTTTTAAAATCTTTACTCACTCAATAGTGAGTTATTTTTACAGCTTCATTTTTACTCGTGCCACAGCTTTAGCGATCAGATATAATCTTGCTAATAAATTTTAAAAAAGTTGGAGTATTAGTTTGAAGCATAAATTGATAAAGCAAGTATCTACGTAGCGAAATCAAAACCTTAAAAAGCATATAAAAACCACTCGCGTAGCATATTTTATAAAATATAGCAAAAATACAAGCTACAAAAGCAACTTATTGGTATTTTTTTAGTATGCTTCTTACAACCTCTTCTATTATCTTTACA
This window of the Campylobacter anatolicus genome carries:
- a CDS encoding peptidylprolyl isomerase translates to MKKILFPVLSLAVAMSLNAAIVANVDGESITDNDVSTVLNAAMPGFDYSKLQPDMKKRVIDDLINRKLLLKDAKASGVEKDAEYSKAIDMARESITLDLYMKKIFDSIKVSDNELKDFYNKNKDRFNQPASAKASHILVGDEKAANAIIAQLKGLKGDALSKKFAEIAQKESIDKGSAANGGELGWFGQSQMVKPFADAVFSMTKGSISTKPVQSQFGYHVILKEDSKAAGVVPFDQVKTQIDQAVKMEKFQSAIKQKSDTLRTKAKIEYK
- the nth gene encoding endonuclease III; translated protein: MRNKKDILQIKNRLLSAFKDAKSELKFRNHYELIVCVMLSAQCTDKRVNLITPALFEAYPNVKALANANLASVKALINSCSFFNNKAQNLIKMAKSVMIDHSGVIPLDEDKLKNLAGVGQKTAHVVMLEATGANVMAVDTHVFRVAHRLNLSNAKTPEATESDLSSAFKTDLGKLHQALVLFGRYTCKAQKPLCEKCLLNDLCKSKDKRLDITLPN